The segment tttagttttgaTAGTTAATGTGTTTGTACAAATTCAGGAAACTGGTGGTAAAGTCTTATAGGTAGGTATAGTTAAATAGAAGGTGGGCAAGCTAAGCTGAAATGCCATAACCTCTCTTATGCTGTCAAATCCCTGACTACACCGGTGATTTTCTGATTTAAATGATTAGTTGATTAGTTTTACCCTGACCCTATGGGTTGGAACAGcctctttacatttttactaaTGAAACCCACCTGCAGGAAGTGTCTTCTATGGCCTTTCAGTTAAACCCAAAAATATTGAAGTGAGACAACTGGTTATTGTGCATTTAAGAGGTTTTAAACCTCAACCATTCTAGGTCATCTTTATTTTGAAGCACGACAGTCATCAAACAACAAGTAATCATCAAAACAGTTTGACTGCTTGTCAAACTACCTCCAGTAGTGTCTTGGCACTAAACCAATGACCTGTTCACCAATCAGTGCACCAACATTAGCACCTAGTATAATGCATATTAAAACATGTAGCTGCTGCATAGCATCAACTTTTTCATTTCTCAATTCTGTCACTTACAGGTTGACGCTATAGTTTCTAACTACAACATTCTCTATTAcaattgttatgtttttttaattcgTTTTTGATTTACATTTCCAAATCGTTGAAAATTGTGAGCAAACAGGAACTGTCAGTATTGTTGCTTTATTGTTAAAACTACTGATAATTATACTTGAGCTTCCTCATACTTTATTTAACTCCTATGGCTGTTTGCCAACAACATGTTGGAGCAAAACATGACTTTGATGAGCTCATATGGCCCCAAGATCACTCTGGGTTGTGGGAATGTTTGTGGCTTCCCCTTTAAAGGGCACAGTTTTGTTGAACATGAATGGAAGCTTATCATTAtttctgcagttgttgtttttgcataCAGTTGCACTGTAGAGAAATTGCATGTGTGGATGGTGCTTTGCATGAAGTTTTATGGTATCCTACATTGTACCGTGTTTTCCTGttgagttgtgtgtgtttgtataaaacCCCTTCAGGGATGGGAGATGGCAAACTATCTGTGCTGTGGTATGAGCCATCGGTTCATgctatgtactgtactgtaaacattaaatcaaacatgTAATAGCTTTACTCAGTAATGATGGGACTTTCAGGCTACAGTACAAGCATAATTGGGACTCCCATTAAAAGTACACACATTATGTATTCAGTtgaattattgtgtttttttacaacGTTCgttcacagtattttattaaacGTTCTGTTTTCTTATCTTCACTAGGTGCCATGAGCAGTGAGCTGAACGTGCCCATGGGCTCCCCAGCCCCAGGGGTCTCTGAGCGGGCTCCAGACGGTGGGGGGATGGATTACAGGGACTGGGTGCGGCGAAGTTACTTGGAACTGGTCAGCTCCAACCATCATTCGGTGCAGGCCCTGTCCTGGAGGAAACTCTACCTGAGCCGGGCCAAACTGAAGGCCTCAAGCAGAACCTCTGCACTGCTTTCTGGCTTTGCAATGGTGAGTTTATTCACATTTATGTCTAATATCAGTACAAAGGACCTTCTTAAAGTTCCTAGCTGTTGGTTATTAATATTTGATCATATTACAGAGTTTTTAGTAgatgtttcattttttgtttccaCGTAACTGGgggtttcttttttcattttagataATTAAATACACTGCAGTTACTTGTATGCAAAATGGAACTGTGGTTGTGGGCAGAAGCTggatgtttcctgtttgtgccacagtgtttatctgttgtacattttaaatatgttggaAACAGCCACTGTGGTTTTCTGACTTTTAAATAGTGACCTCTTTCAGTTAGTGTCCGTGTTATGTTCGTTAGTCTGCAATAGATACAATACCCACTGGCCTCAAAATTATTTCAACTAAAAAATGAAATCTCCAGCAACAGTTGCAGATTATCAAACAACTTCATTATTAGTCCAGTGAGTTTTGACTTGTGGTGCTGACAGATGAAACCCGACAGAGATGTGAACGAGGCATGGAGCAAATTTAGAACACCCCATTTTTTGaggaaagaaatatataaatatataatattaatatataatatataaataaagtcaCCCAACACTGACCCAGAACCAGAGAATGGTTAAACTGCTGATTGTTTATCAGATTTCTCCACAGTCTAGTCTTTAGCTACCTTTACTGATAGCTGAagtataaataacattttgagcTCTGTGATTTGATGATTCTTATAGAAATTTGCCTTTTTCAGATGACTTCTCCCTGATATTtccttgtgtctgtgtttttgataCCTCTGATTTTTAGTGACCAGTGTACTGTAACTCTTACATCAGTGtcacaaaatataatacaatgtTCACATAGTAACCTGAAAATTTGGAATTACTCATGAATAACTATTTTACTGTTTACCAAAGGTGGCCATGGTGGAGGTGCAGCTGGAGATGCAGTACAGTTACCCTCGGGTGCTCCTCATTGCCTTCAGTGTGTGCACCACCGTGCTGGTGGCGGTGCACCTCTTTGCTCTGCTGATCAGCACCTGCATCCTGCCCAACGTGGAGGCCGTCAGCAACATCCACAACCTCAACTCCGTCAGCGAGTCGCCCCACGAGCGCATGCACTACTACATTGAGCTGGCCTGGGGTTTTTCAACAGCTCTGGGTATCCTGTTGTTTTTAGTAGAGGTGATGCTCCTCTGCTGGATCAAGTTCTTGCCTTTAGACAAAAACCCCACACCTGTACCCACCACACCTTTACCACAAGACATCGGCTGGCAGGCTGCATTGGCCTCCACCATCATCATGGCCCCGGTGGGGGTGATTTTTGTGGTGTTCACCATACACTTTTACCGCTCGCTGGTGCGTCACAAGACGGAGCGACACCACCAGGAGATTGAAGAACTGCACAAGATTAAAGTGCAGCTGGATGGCCAAGAGCGGGGCCTCCTGACTGTGTGACAACATGATGTCAGATTGAGAAGCGTCTTTCTATCCCATATTTATcggttcattttctttctctgacattTGTTCCGGTCATTGTTATTGTCTCGCTTGAACTCACAAGCAGTGAGCTTTAAAGCTCCTCCTTTTGCAGCACAAATCGCAGACACGCGTCAGACTGCTAATTTATTCTTAAGGTAAAGTTGCGTTGCAGAATTTGTGCAGAGACCTTGTCTGTGCTTTAGAGCTGTACTGGTCAAAACTAGTGTAAAGGTTTACAGAAAAAGGGCTATTATGTTAAATGTgccattttatttcattttttgtattttcatgctATGGTTGGGTTCTGATAGTGCTTCTTGTAATAGGTTGGTAAATTATTTGTGTGACCTCTTTAGCCACTGCTGGCCTTAATTTTTGCCAGAATTAAGCCAATGAGCAGTTAATACCACAAGTAACCTGCCCTAATGATTGATTATTGTGCCCTTTGGAAGCTGGTGTCTGCTCAGCCAAAGATTATTTAGGGAGACGAGTAATCAGATCCTCCAGTTACTGGAAGTGTCACTAAATGAGTGCCAAAGTAAGTTTTACGGATTCAGTATGTTAGATAAAAATTTCAGAAATCAGAAATTCAAATGTACATACTAATGTAAACAGGGTTTGgtgtcactgttttgtttttgttttttacatttaaaacattgcGTCTTTGTGCAAATAGCTTCTGTTGTCTTTTACGAAGACCACAGAACCTGCGCAAAAGGTGTCAAACCAGTCAGTCCTGCATAATGATGCTGCTAATAGCGCTTAACTGTGAATGTGTTACTGTCCAAATATAGTTCTGCCTTACAGGATTATTGCCTTTTATGAACTGCTGTTTAGCTAAAGGCCATAACACAAGCAAACCTTTTCCTGGAGACGTAGTTAAGTGTGACACACTGAACTGGACCAAGGCCCAGAGAGCTGGAGAAACAGTCCAAATAGTGAAGAGTATGACATGAGGATTGACAACAATTACAGTAGATGTATTCAGTGTGATCTCCAGTGTATATAATACTCCCAACAAGTGCAGGTTAACTGAAAGATGAGATCAGAGGACAGTATGTTACTGAAAGGAAACTGTACCAGCTTAATCACATTCCAAATAAGATGACCAAAGTATTGCTCTGTTGTTCGATTATTGCTTCTCAAAACAAAAAGTGCACTGTAGTTTAGCTGTACAGTGAGTGACTGCCAGGGTTCTTATCAAAGACTGTGTGgctctgtgttgtttgtgaatgtgtgcttCTTAAATTAATACTGCAGAGGtcaaggaaaaataaaatcacagctacaaacttcaaaaataaaaacgtaTTTAAGTTCTCACTGTGTCTGTTGTGTCTAATCATTCAAAAGCTGGACATGCCAAACTGGACACCTTATTTTTGTGGGAGAACAAGTAGCTGTGTTAACACAACCATAGGTCAATTGTAGCTTTCTACATCATCACatggatttgaaataaataatctaaatgGGCTTTAAGTGGCAGCTTTGATTTAAAGGTTTGATCAAAGCTAGTAGATCACAATATCACAAACATAAGGAAAAGGGGACATGTCCCCTGGGAAAGGAGAGAGTGGGTGAAGTAACTTACCAAATAGGACGGGCATTTGCCACCAGGAGATTACTCAGGTAATGGAGTTCGTAGGGAAGGACATGAAGCCTCttcaagaaaagacaaacactgagtgAGAGAGTATATGGAGCTGCAGAGAACATGGTAAATAATACAGCATAGAGGgaacttaaaaaatatatttaaaaaaaacatatatttgctTGGTTTCTTGTATGATTCAGACCTAAAAGTCAAATAACAATGAACTGAGATGTTTAAGTTTAAAGCAGCTACCCTTTGCGTTGGCAAcaaatttgcatgtttttgcttATCTCTGTACCAGTTTCACGTTTTTTTCCAGCTCTTTTAACAGAGTGCCCATCTCAGCTGGTTTTAGGCCGGATGATGGTGGAGGCCAGGTGATGTGATGAAGATCCCCACGCTCTTTCTAGGCCAGATGAGGTGCGCTTGGGTCATCGTCCTGTTGACAAACAGTGTCAGCAGCGAAGCACCCCCACCACTTCGTCCATGCAGATCCACTCACTCTTCTTTGCAACTCAGTGGTGCAGAAACAAACCTCAAAGACAGtccacacacttacacacagcacattttcaatGACATAAGACTGATAGGTGGGATCacacctcctctctgtctcctttacATCTTCATATTTGACTAATTGCAGGACAACAGCTCGGTGACGACAGAGCTAATCTGAAAATGACCCTTTTTCCTTGTTAATCACTCTGCTTACTGTTACTGCACCAACTTCTCTGATCTctacaaatgcaaacaatgcagacaaacacagactgaagttTAGGTAGGGTCCCTTTACCTTTTGTTTCCCCCCCTTCTGTTCCCTTGGCCCCTGTGAAACCTCTGCACGTCCCTGCAGCTCAGTGACTGATTGATCACACCTGTGacagaacagcaacaaacaaaaaactaaaaagtatACAGGTGCACATCATGCTCTTTTGGAAGATAAGTGTTATAAGGAGGAAAATATCTGCTCTTTTCAcaggtttttagttttattctgcAGAAAGCCACGTTCAAACAGGTCTACGCTTCAATCTGTGCGCTGGTTCTGTTTACTTCTTTTACTAATTCGTCTAAAAGATCAATTTACTCACATATCTCGTTTGTCTGGTGATGTCTTCTAGTCCATTTTATCCAACTTTCATCCGGAGGCCGTCTCCACCGTCCTGACGTGACTCGTGGTGCATTCGCTGTCACATGGCTCAAAGCTGGATGTGGGGAGTTCAAGTGCATCCGGTTTTTTGAGTTTGGTTCGAAGTTGAGAGGCAAAGACAGACTATGTATTTTACTGCTTTGCAATTTTATTTTGCCAACATTTATGCATGTATGAATCATAACCTAATACGATCTGCCGTCTGTTTGGCTGCCACTTCACCAGCCAGGCTATAAATACAGTCCAAAGCACATGGCTATGACTGAACATAAACTCACAGACCGACAAgtagctttcttttttttttttttgtggcgAGCAGAGCCAAATCATGACTGATCACGTCTGTTAAACTAAGTGaagtcaatttaaaaacatgggAGATGTGATCGTGTTTGGAAGAATTTCAGCCTTTACCTTAACACTGTGGTCAAGAAGCAGCCGACACACCGTGGTGGACACACCATGGATCTTTTAAAGCTTTTAGTCTTTGACAGAGTTAAGTGCTGTAAGAGAAACACAATCCTGTCCAGGATTCAGAAAACCactaaaagaaaacagctggtcTATTAAAGCTCTGCCCGCTGCCTTCCTTCTACAAAAGTGTGTTGAAAAATAAGTAAATTCATATCTTTTTtagataataaaaatagtttcaaaCAGAGTTAGTCTAATATTGAAGCAGCTGAACTATACACATTGTGCATAAAGATTTAAACACTTCTTTACTCTTCGTATAAAATGTACTGAGTCACGTTTGCAGTTGCCATCACATTAATTAATTTGCCTGCTGCTCTGCGATCACATGAAAATAGCTAAGTACTaatgatgtaaaaaataaagatcacTCAAAGTTCCAAAGCAGTAAAATTTAATGACTTCCCAGTCCTgaacacaacagaagaaaatgagggagaatttaatttcactgtaagAGACAAGACACTCCATGGCAGCACTTTTGTGTCAGTAACATGACTCCAATATTTGGCTTTGTTTCACAGATCGTGAGATGATTTTTGTTCATCTTGTTCAATCTGCAAAAGTCAGACACTCAGTACTAAATGTGGAAAATACTAATAAACTCTTGTGTTGTAAATCCTCCcttcaaaaactaaaatgtagaaatgtttttcccCAAGAACAGCACTTTTCAGTCTGTCTGCACTGCTGCTTTTCGGCCTGTAGAGGGCAGACGGTGCACATCATTTGCTTCATCACAGCCACTGCCCAGCTGCCAAATGCCAAATTTACAAGCAAACTTCAATGTTTAACCCAGCAACATTTTTTTAGGAGTAGAAGAAACTCTCTGAATGATGCTGGTCTTCTGCTTGCGTGCCAGCTTCTGGCAGTTATGTGGTGTTAACCCGCCCCACCCGCCCCGGCTTCACATGCACGAGCTACATATAAACTACACCTTCGAGACCTTCAAAgccacaataaaacacattaaatcataTACACGGCCTCTATGAATACAGGTACAGA is part of the Anabas testudineus chromosome 14, fAnaTes1.2, whole genome shotgun sequence genome and harbors:
- the orai2 gene encoding protein orai-2, which produces MSSELNVPMGSPAPGVSERAPDGGGMDYRDWVRRSYLELVSSNHHSVQALSWRKLYLSRAKLKASSRTSALLSGFAMVAMVEVQLEMQYSYPRVLLIAFSVCTTVLVAVHLFALLISTCILPNVEAVSNIHNLNSVSESPHERMHYYIELAWGFSTALGILLFLVEVMLLCWIKFLPLDKNPTPVPTTPLPQDIGWQAALASTIIMAPVGVIFVVFTIHFYRSLVRHKTERHHQEIEELHKIKVQLDGQERGLLTV